The Zea mays cultivar B73 chromosome 7, Zm-B73-REFERENCE-NAM-5.0, whole genome shotgun sequence DNA segment CGGGGCACGGCCGCGTCGGTGTGGTGCAGGAACGTGATGAGCACCAGCCACACGTTGACGACGAGCAGGGGCGCGCCGTACACGAGCGCCAGCGTGGCGAGCCCGCCGCCGCCGGAGGAGGACGAGAGGCGGTAGAGGGCGAGCGAGAAGACGGCGATGCCGGCGTCGGAGGCGACGACCTGGGCGCGCTCCCGGCCGCCGGAGAAGATGGGCGAGTAGGGGTCGTAGTGGCTGGCGAGGCGCGGGTACGGCCTGCCGGTGATGTTGCACGTCAGGTAGAGCGGGAAGCCGAAGACGAGCACCAGCGCCAGGAGGACGAGGCGGACGGCGGCGTTGGCGTGGAGCCCCCGCACGAGCGCCGGCAGCTCCGACCGCCTCCACGGCACGTACACCTCGTCGCGGTCGAGCGACGCCGAGTTGGCGTGGTGCCGCCGGTGGCTGTGCTTCCAGGAGAAGTAGGGCACGAGGAGCGCCGTGTGGAGCGCGAAGCCGACGGCGTCGTCCAGCGCTGCGTGCTCCGAGAAGGAGTGGTGGCCGCACTCGTGCGCGACCACCCACACGCTGTTCAGCGCGCAGCCCTGCGCCGCCCAGTACAGCGGCCACGCGGCCAGGCGGAGCGCGCCGCCGGCGGGGAGCGACGGGATCGCCACCAGCGCCACGTAGAAGAGCGCGGCCACGGCGGAGAGGTCGCGCAGGAGGTAGGACGTGGACCTCAGCGCGGACCGCCGGAAGCAGTGCGCTGGGATGGCTCGCTTGATGTCGGCCAGCGTGAACGGCGGCTTGTCCGCGGGGGAGCGTTTCGCGTTGGCGGCGGCGTCATCGGTGGCTgtctcgccgccgccgctgccgccgccggccGTCGGTCTGGTCTTGTTGGCGCCACCACGCACTACTGCTGGCTGCATGGGTATATATCGAACAAACACGGTGGGTATCGCAAAAAAGAGGATGGCCGTCAAGCCACACATGACCTCAAGTATTTATACCCTGGCGCGTCAAGCTAGTGTGCTGAAGTCCACGATTGTGTCACGCACCCACTCCGGGAATTTCCAGCGCGCGCACCCACCCTCACCCTCTGGATGCCCGCCGCGCGCGATCTCGCGATCTCAGTTCTTTGCATATATATGCAGCTGGAAACCATCGACATTTTGTCGATCACCTTTATAAATATTTCAAGCCTGGCCGGAGGACAATTTGTATTGTATGTATATATACACTGGTTCAGTCTTTGTGGATACCTGGCCTCGGGCCGCCCCTTGGATAAGCAAAATATTTGTAGTTTTGTATCTTGTGTCGAATGATCGATAAGACAACGTAATAACCACTCTTCCTGCAAGTACATATCTAGTACTACATCGTTAGTATCAACCTAGCTAGTATCTTACTAGCAACCAGTCAGTCAGGCCCGAGCCGTAAAAAAACGAGGCCTTGTACAAAACTATTGAAAAAGGCTTTTCTCACTAAATTATTTAAAGGAACAGAACTATAACTATTTAAATGTTGTAATATATTACGTAAAAATAGAAATAATTAAAAAAAAATATCTATTCAACTCTTACTTGTATAAATTTTACCTGAATAACTTAGTGTTGCGTGTATaattttttcctgagtaccttagTGTTGCTTGAAATAAATTATTCAAATGatactaggtgagtacccgtgcgttgcaacggggacatataataacataataacttatatacaaaatgtgtcttatattgttataagaaaatgtttcataatccattttgtcggggaccataattaggggtaccctcaaggctcctaattctcagctggtaacccccatcagcacaaagctgcaaaggcctgatgggtgcgattaagtcagtgatcggtccattcaaaggactcgatcacgcctcgcccgagcctagcctcggacaagggcagccgaccccagaggatgtccgtctcgcccgaggccccccttccagcgacgaacatatttccggctcgcccgaggccctgtcttcaccaagaagcaaccctgaccaaatcgctgcgTCAACCGACcagatcgtaggagcatttaatgcaaaggtggcctgacacctttatcctgacgcacgcccttcagccaacagagccgaagtgaccgcagtcacttcgtcgctccactgaccggcctgacagaaggacagcgccgcctgcgccgcaccggctgcagtgccacttgacagagtgaggctgataggcagtcaggcccgacctcaggcaccataagaaactccgctccgcccgacccagggctcggactcgggctaagccccggaagacggcgaactccgctccgcccgacccagggctcggacttgggctcagccccggaagacgacgaacaccgcttcgcccgaccccagggctcggactcagccctggcctcagccgacggtctccgcctcgcccgacccaggggctcggactcgaccacggccgcggaagacagactcgacctcgacctcgacctcggaggagcctccacatcgcccaacctagggcgcgaaccaaccacgtcgacaggaggcgccatcattaccctaccccaagctgactcaggctatgggaaacaagaccggcgtcccatctggctcgctccgccagataggcaatgatggcgccccgcacgctccctgacgacggcggctctcggcccccttacggaagcaagaggacgtcagcaaggactcgacagccccgacagctgtccttccgccaggctccagcgctcctccgacggccacgacaccacacgaaccgggtgccaaaacctctccggctgccacgacggcatgtacttagggcgctagctctcctccgctagacacgtagcactctgctacaccccccccccccccccgttgtacacctggatcctctccttacgcctataaaagggaggaccagggccctcttacagagggttggccgcgcggggacgaggacgagacaggcgctcacgtgaggccgctcgctccctctcccgcgtggacgcttgtaaccccctactgcaagcgcacccgacttgggcacgggacgaacacgaaggccgcgggatttccacctctctcacgcccggctccggccacctttctccccccttcgcgctcggcctcgcgccgacccatctgggctggggcacgcggcgacatttcactcgtcggcccagggaccccccggtctcgaaacgccgacagttggcgcgccaggtaggggcctgctgcgtgttgacgaacagcttcccgtcaagctccatatgggcagtctccagcaacctctccagcctggGACGATGCTccattttgggagtcttgagttcatgtccctcgacggcagctacgacatgatactccttcccccgccgtgcgacagcgacaatggcgaccgacagcccgcccgccggcgggggaatcgacgacgtcttccccgcgtggtggaagaacaacattcgagctcgccccgtcccctcccccgccgacggaggaggaggcggggcaaccaaggccaagcaggaggcagcacctcgtcggctgtcgagcgagtcgacggcgccagcgccccaacggggggcgcgtcgggcatcgacctcgcgtttgagacgaagacgagcgccgtctccccgcgacacgccaattccgagcaaacggacgacgccagcacgttcgcgaaaggcttgctggacgtcaccctcgtacctgagacgacggtgcagtcagtccccgacgtgacttcatcaccgcccgtcgaccaagaggtactgaccgattcccatctcatgcctttcggattcagcctcgacccgccaagcggcttcgctttggcggacgctctcgtagaggcgagtccaaaccctctggggtttcgtatgcggtcaccctgggaccggctgacggacgtctcaacctacgggccctcggggtccgaggaagatgacgagcccgacttctgttgggatctctctggacttggcgaccccagtgccatgcgggacttcatgaccgcatgcgactact contains these protein-coding regions:
- the LOC103631986 gene encoding fatty acid desaturase DES2 gives rise to the protein MQPAVVRGGANKTRPTAGGGSGGGETATDDAAANAKRSPADKPPFTLADIKRAIPAHCFRRSALRSTSYLLRDLSAVAALFYVALVAIPSLPAGGALRLAAWPLYWAAQGCALNSVWVVAHECGHHSFSEHAALDDAVGFALHTALLVPYFSWKHSHRRHHANSASLDRDEVYVPWRRSELPALVRGLHANAAVRLVLLALVLVFGFPLYLTCNITGRPYPRLASHYDPYSPIFSGGRERAQVVASDAGIAVFSLALYRLSSSSGGGGLATLALVYGAPLLVVNVWLVLITFLHHTDAAVPRYDSGEWDWLRGALATVDRDYGAFLNAAFHNIADTHVVHHLFPSMPHYHAAEATRAIRPVLGEYYRFDDTPIARAAWRAAKECLYVEPDARREGVFWFASNKQA